GATATGCCTTCTGTGCCAGGTAGATGTGAAATAGTCACAAAATCATATAATTTGGGATATGAAGTTGTAGTAGACTATGCTCATACTCCAGATGGACTTGAAAATATATTAAAATGTGCCAGGGAATTTACCAAAGGAAAACTTATTTCTGTATTTGGGTGCGGTGGAGATAGGGATAGCACTAAAAGACCTATAATGGGAAACATAGGTACAAAATTTTCTGATTTTGCAGTAGTGACTTCTGATAATCCTAGGGGAGAAGAGCCTATGGCTATAATAAAGGATATACTAACAGGTATTAAAAAAAACAATTACATTGTAATTGAAAATAGAAAAGAAGCCATAAAGAAGGCTATGGAAATGGCTGAAACAGGAGATGTAGTAGTTATAGCGGGAAAAGGCCATGAAGATTATCAGATTCTAAAAGATAGAACAATACATTTTGATGAAAGAGAAATAGTAGCAGAAATCATAGAGGAATCCACAGTTAACAATTAACAATTAACAATTCACAATGCACGATTCACAATTGTGAACTGTGAATCGTGAACTGTGAATTGAAAAAGAGGTGTTGGTTTTTGGAGCATATGAGTTTTGACGATATAGTTAGGGCTGTATCGGGGAAGGTAATATTAAAAGGAAAATATAAAGGCCATAAAAATATAAGTACAGACAGTAGAAAATTACAAAAGGGAGATATATTTATTGCCTTAAAAGGAGAAAAATTTAATGGGAATGAATATGTAGAGAGTGCAAGTAAAAAAGGGGCATCTATTTGTATTGTAGATGAGGTTAAATTTGAAAGTGAGAAAATAAGTGAATTTACTACTATAATTAAGGTTCAAAATGGAAATACAGCACTACTTGAACTGGCGGAATTCTATAGAAGCAAGCTTGATGTGAAAATAATAGGTGTTACAGGCTCTGTGGGAAAAACTACTACCAAGGATATAATTGCAGCTGTGCTTGGTGTTAAATTTAAGGTATTTAAAACAGAAGGAAATTTTAACAATCAGATAGGGTTACCTCATATGTTATTTAAATTAGATAATAGTTATGAGGTGGCAGTACTTGAAATGGGGATGAACCAGAGAGGTGAAATACATAATATGGTTAAGGCTGCACGACCTGATATAGCAGTAATAACCAATGTTTTAAGAGCACATATAGGAAATTTGGGAAGTAGAAAAAATATATTAAATGCCAAGCTTGAAATAACAGATTTTTTTTCTAAGGAGAATACATTAATTATAAACTCAGACAATGATTTGTTAAGTACTTTAGAGGAAAAAAATTTTACTTTAAATAGAGTAGGATTGGGAGAAAATTCGGATGTTTCAGCTTATGACATAGTAGTAGAGGAGGATTGTATTGAATTTAAGGTGTGTAAAAATAATGTTAAAACAGAAGAAAGATTTTTAATAAATATGCCGGGAAAGTATAATATAGTAAATTCTCTTTTAGCTATTTCTTGTGGAAGACTTTTAAATATGAGTTATGATGAAATAAGAGAAGGTGTTAAAAATATAAAGCTTACTTCCATGAGAATGGAAATAATCAGGAAAAAAGAATTTACCATAATAAATGATTGCTATAACGCAAATCCTGAATCTATGAAAGCAGCTATTGATGTTTTGAAGGAGTTTAAATCAAATAGAAAAATAGCTGTACTTGGTACTATGGGGGAATTAGGGGAAGAAGCATATAAGATGCATCAGGAAGTTGGAATGTACGCAGGAGAAAAGGATATAGACCTCTTAATAGGCATTGGAGAATATAAAAAGGATTTTGAAAGAGGGTTTAAATCAACTAATAAAAAAGGAAATTTTATGGGTTTTGATAAATATGAAGATTTAAAAGATTTTATTTTAAAATATATTGAAAGAGGGGATACCATACTTGTAAAGGCTTCTAGGTTTATGAAATTGGAAATTATAATAGAAACACTAAAGAAAAGCAGCAGTTATTAGGAGGTGAAGACCCTTTTTATTTAGGGTATTTATATGTATAAACTTATCTATTCTGTATTAATAGCATTTTTTATAGCTATGTTAGAAGGACCCATTTTAATTCCACTTTTACATAAGTTTAAATTTGGACAGAGTATAAGGGAAGATGGTCCAAAAACTCATCTTAAAAAAGCAGGCACTCCAACTATGGGTGGAATAATATTTATATTGGCAACTTTTATAACTATGGCAGTAATAGTAAAAAAGCCCTCTGATGAGGCTATGATAGCTTTATATGCTTTTATAGGCTTTGGAATAATTGGAGCCATTGATGATACTTTAAAAATAGTAAGAAGAAAAAATTTAGGACTTAGGGCCTATCAAAAAATGATATTGTTGTTGGCCATATCTGGAATATTTGCTTATTATTCTGCTAATAATCCATATATAGGGACTTCTATAATAATTCCTTTTAAAAGGGATACCTGGGATCTGGGAGTATTTTATATTCCTTTTATAATAGTGTATTTTGCAGCTACTACAAATGCAGTAAATTTAACAGATGGACTTGATGGATTGGCCACATCTGTTACACTCTTGGTAATGACTTTTTTGGCATTGGTAAGTTTTGCTATGGGACATATTACCTTAGCTGTTTTCTGTGCAATCTTAGCTGGTGCACTTTTGGGATTTTTGAAGTATAATGCTT
This window of the Clostridium kluyveri DSM 555 genome carries:
- a CDS encoding UDP-N-acetylmuramoyl-tripeptide--D-alanyl-D-alanine ligase, which encodes MEHMSFDDIVRAVSGKVILKGKYKGHKNISTDSRKLQKGDIFIALKGEKFNGNEYVESASKKGASICIVDEVKFESEKISEFTTIIKVQNGNTALLELAEFYRSKLDVKIIGVTGSVGKTTTKDIIAAVLGVKFKVFKTEGNFNNQIGLPHMLFKLDNSYEVAVLEMGMNQRGEIHNMVKAARPDIAVITNVLRAHIGNLGSRKNILNAKLEITDFFSKENTLIINSDNDLLSTLEEKNFTLNRVGLGENSDVSAYDIVVEEDCIEFKVCKNNVKTEERFLINMPGKYNIVNSLLAISCGRLLNMSYDEIREGVKNIKLTSMRMEIIRKKEFTIINDCYNANPESMKAAIDVLKEFKSNRKIAVLGTMGELGEEAYKMHQEVGMYAGEKDIDLLIGIGEYKKDFERGFKSTNKKGNFMGFDKYEDLKDFILKYIERGDTILVKASRFMKLEIIIETLKKSSSY
- the mraY gene encoding phospho-N-acetylmuramoyl-pentapeptide-transferase translates to MYKLIYSVLIAFFIAMLEGPILIPLLHKFKFGQSIREDGPKTHLKKAGTPTMGGIIFILATFITMAVIVKKPSDEAMIALYAFIGFGIIGAIDDTLKIVRRKNLGLRAYQKMILLLAISGIFAYYSANNPYIGTSIIIPFKRDTWDLGVFYIPFIIVYFAATTNAVNLTDGLDGLATSVTLLVMTFLALVSFAMGHITLAVFCAILAGALLGFLKYNAFPAQIFMGDTGSLALGGAIGAVAMILKLPLLVIIIGGIYVLEALSVIFQVLSFKLTGKRIFKMAPIHHHFELSGWHETRVVSVFCIVTVILCLVGFLSL